One genomic region from Clostridia bacterium encodes:
- a CDS encoding GyrI-like domain-containing protein produces MSKIELNEQKEQPVLSIRTRTAFENLSALIGECYDRIIQYMNELGEQPSDAPFTAYHNLDMNDLDVEMGFPVSRILPGKDEIRSGELPKGKYVSYVYKGAYAGMEQPYNEMFGWIDENGYEKQGVYYEYYLNSPNDVPESELLTRIVMPLK; encoded by the coding sequence ATGTCAAAAATTGAACTGAATGAGCAAAAAGAACAACCTGTGCTGTCCATTAGAACGAGAACAGCGTTTGAAAATTTATCTGCTTTGATCGGAGAGTGCTATGACAGAATAATACAATATATGAATGAGCTTGGAGAGCAGCCGTCGGATGCTCCATTTACAGCTTATCACAATCTGGATATGAATGATCTGGATGTTGAGATGGGATTTCCGGTATCAAGGATCTTGCCTGGAAAAGACGAAATCAGATCAGGAGAATTGCCTAAGGGTAAATACGTCTCGTATGTATATAAAGGCGCATATGCCGGAATGGAACAGCCTTACAACGAGATGTTCGGATGGATAGACGAAAATGGCTATGAGAAACAGGGTGTGTACTATGAGTATTATCTTAATTCGCCTAATGATGTGCCTGAGAGTGAGCTGCTGACGAGAATAGTAATGCCATTGAAATAG
- a CDS encoding YafY family transcriptional regulator, whose protein sequence is MKINRLLEITIILLNRESITARELSDRFGVSTRTIYRDIDILSSAGVPVFTNKGSGGGIALLENYSLNRTLVSDHEIDSLLLALKTLQAIKYPEIDMIIDKIGSVFKNTEAADWVYIDFSQWGSKPNEYNKFINIKRAVLERRVISFEYINAEGNKSLRSMEPMKLIFKGQAWYLWGFCKGRQDFRVFRISRIKKLLLTNEIFERKRPESVRKEESDGSQKPPVNLKLKFSPEVLYRIYDDFDEDMITRNEDGTYRVDIALPEDEWVYGYLMSFGYFLEVLEPKHIRKILTDRMKKTLKFYDN, encoded by the coding sequence ATGAAAATTAACCGCTTGCTTGAAATAACGATAATATTGCTTAACAGAGAGAGTATTACAGCAAGAGAACTGTCTGACAGGTTTGGGGTTTCCACCAGAACAATATACAGGGATATAGATATTTTGTCTTCAGCGGGAGTACCTGTTTTCACAAACAAAGGCAGCGGAGGGGGAATAGCGCTTCTGGAAAATTACTCCCTGAATAGGACACTTGTATCTGACCATGAAATAGACAGTCTGCTTCTTGCCCTAAAAACCCTACAGGCAATAAAATACCCGGAAATCGATATGATCATCGATAAGATTGGGTCTGTTTTCAAAAATACTGAAGCTGCCGACTGGGTTTACATTGATTTTTCACAGTGGGGCAGTAAACCGAATGAATATAATAAGTTTATAAATATTAAAAGGGCAGTATTGGAAAGAAGGGTAATTTCATTTGAGTATATAAATGCAGAAGGAAATAAAAGCCTGAGAAGCATGGAGCCGATGAAGCTGATATTCAAGGGGCAGGCATGGTATTTATGGGGGTTTTGCAAAGGCAGACAGGATTTTCGGGTCTTCCGGATTTCAAGGATTAAAAAATTACTTCTGACAAATGAAATCTTTGAAAGAAAAAGGCCGGAAAGCGTAAGGAAAGAAGAGTCGGATGGAAGCCAGAAGCCGCCGGTGAATCTAAAACTGAAGTTTTCTCCTGAGGTTTTATATAGAATTTATGACGATTTTGATGAGGACATGATAACCAGAAATGAAGACGGGACCTACCGGGTAGACATAGCACTTCCAGAGGACGAGTGGGTATACGGGTACCTGATGTCCTTCGGGTACTTTCTTGAGGTGCTTGAGCCGAAACATATACGGAAGATTTTAACCGACAGGATGAAAAAAACTTTGAAATTCTATGATAATTAA